Proteins from a genomic interval of Mesobacillus sp. S13:
- the trmB gene encoding tRNA (guanosine(46)-N7)-methyltransferase TrmB, which translates to MRLRNKPWAKDKLLQYSNFVIHEPEQHRGNWGKVFEKDEPLHIEIGTGKGQFITGMAKANPDINYIGIELQESVIVSALDRLIEEDLPNCKLMNVNGAELAKYFESGDVDRVYLNFSDPWPKTRHEKRRLTFKSFLEVYESILVKNGEIHFKTDNQGLFEYSLVSFSHYGMKLNYVSLDLHNSDYEGNIMTEYEEKFSSRGSRIYRCEVQFLSE; encoded by the coding sequence ATGAGACTAAGAAACAAGCCTTGGGCTAAAGATAAATTACTTCAGTATTCGAATTTTGTGATCCATGAACCTGAACAGCACCGTGGGAATTGGGGAAAAGTGTTTGAAAAAGATGAGCCCCTCCACATTGAGATTGGTACGGGAAAAGGGCAATTCATCACGGGAATGGCCAAAGCCAATCCGGACATTAACTATATTGGCATCGAACTGCAGGAAAGTGTCATCGTCAGTGCACTGGACAGGCTGATCGAAGAAGATTTGCCAAACTGCAAGCTGATGAATGTGAACGGAGCGGAACTTGCCAAGTATTTTGAAAGCGGGGATGTCGACCGGGTTTATTTGAATTTCTCTGACCCATGGCCAAAAACACGCCATGAAAAGAGAAGGTTGACTTTCAAATCATTCCTTGAAGTATATGAATCCATACTTGTGAAAAATGGAGAAATCCACTTCAAGACAGATAACCAGGGGTTATTCGAGTACTCCCTAGTCAGCTTCTCACATTACGGCATGAAGCTGAACTATGTCAGCCTCGACCTTCACAACAGTGATTATGAAGGCAATATCATGACCGAATACGAAGAGAAATTCTCCTCACGCGGCAGCCGCATTTACCGCTGTGAAGTCCAATTCCTTTCTGAATAA
- a CDS encoding YtzH-like family protein, whose translation MPLSHHDQVNLLKDILSNQQTDCCGSVAEYQQLERLIKSLMVNTNVDGNIKSILQDVYQYSQNGVNASDLEQHIQTNRGQLTQWVDDIGQFS comes from the coding sequence GTGCCTTTAAGCCACCATGACCAGGTAAATTTATTAAAGGATATATTAAGCAACCAGCAGACTGACTGCTGCGGTTCGGTTGCGGAGTATCAGCAATTGGAGCGTCTCATTAAGTCGTTGATGGTCAACACGAATGTCGACGGCAACATCAAATCGATTCTGCAGGATGTTTACCAGTATAGCCAGAACGGCGTAAATGCCTCTGACCTGGAACAGCACATCCAGACAAACCGGGGTCAGTTAACCCAATGGGTCGATGATATCGGTCAGTTTTCATGA
- a CDS encoding phosphotransferase family protein, which produces MEHLFGQDWEIVPAGGATGAAYFAQHEEQRLFLKRNSSPFLAVLSAEGIVPKLVWTKRLENGDVITAQQWMNGRELKPGDMNEDRVAKLLKKIHASEPLLGMLTRLGKSPLKPEMFLHALNEELDEELRTKQAVIDSMEFLNANVGDIDVDEKVVCHCDVNHNNWLLTEDNQLYLIDWDGAMIADPAIDLGLLLYSYIPVEEWEDWLEKYGIILTENLKLRMKWYALAQSLSAIQWHKNQNRIPEMEKWIDFLKALI; this is translated from the coding sequence TTGGAACATTTATTTGGACAGGATTGGGAGATCGTTCCTGCAGGCGGTGCAACCGGTGCCGCATATTTTGCACAGCATGAAGAACAAAGGCTGTTTCTAAAACGTAATTCATCCCCTTTTCTTGCTGTTCTCTCCGCAGAAGGAATTGTACCCAAGCTTGTTTGGACGAAAAGGTTAGAAAACGGAGATGTCATTACGGCGCAGCAATGGATGAACGGACGAGAGCTGAAGCCCGGGGATATGAACGAAGACCGTGTGGCCAAGCTATTGAAAAAAATCCATGCGTCGGAACCACTTCTTGGGATGCTTACCAGACTGGGGAAAAGCCCGCTGAAACCTGAGATGTTCCTCCATGCCCTTAACGAGGAATTGGATGAGGAGCTTCGTACAAAGCAGGCTGTCATAGATTCAATGGAGTTTTTAAATGCAAACGTTGGCGATATTGATGTTGACGAAAAAGTTGTCTGCCATTGTGATGTGAATCATAACAACTGGCTGCTTACTGAAGACAACCAGTTGTATTTAATCGACTGGGATGGCGCGATGATCGCCGACCCTGCCATTGACCTTGGACTTCTCTTGTATTCCTATATACCTGTAGAAGAATGGGAGGACTGGCTGGAGAAATACGGCATCATCCTGACCGAAAATCTCAAGCTGCGTATGAAATGGTATGCACTTGCACAGTCACTTTCAGCGATTCAATGGCATAAAAACCAGAATCGCATTCCAGAGATGGAAAAATGGATTGATTTTCTAAAAGCACTTATTTAA
- the pulA gene encoding type I pullulanase yields MIAIEREFSAYLDQMDVITVLLPYSYFEGNSSEFRLKGEGVDLSLAIQEKVLLEDAVKYICLCSFKPDLGKIYTILDERGGQTDLQIGAIIRTEEFDSLFFYGGNDLGVSYTPENTNFKLWAPTATKVKLRLFKEDAQSPEIFEMDRGDKGVWSIKVDRNLELYMYSFLVCINLEWREAVDPYATALSVNGEYGVVIDPIKGKVNDHVGPKLRHPVDAIIYEAHIRDLTIHPGSGAVRKGTYLGAAETGTQSPAGVETGLSYIKNLGVTHIELLPVHDFEGVDELDRERDYNWGYNPVHYNVPDGSYASDPRAPYNRIIELKQLISAIHSLGMGVIMDVVYNHVYIREESPFEKIVPGYFFRHDTYGLPSNGTGVGNDIASERLMARKYIVDSVMYWLNEYQVDGFRFDLMGILDIDTMTAVRNAVNSVRSDVLIIGEGWDLNTPLPPDWKANISNQAKLTGIGQFNDWFRDCIKGSTFNIYDKGFALGNERYLEAAKQVMAGSIGIGKRKNGLFLQPGQSVNYIESHDNHTLWDKLKIIEPDKDEAFLKKQHRLATSMVILAQGIPFLHSGQEFYRSKKGVGNSYRSPDDINWLDWDLRDANLDNVQYIKGLIDIRKSNEAFRLQDNEQIRRHMEFLPVPAPLVCYSLKEINPKGDWEKILVFFNPSPDQQLVQLIEEGRWNVLADHEKASAQPFRHIEGDKLLLEPCSLFVLAK; encoded by the coding sequence ATGGATGTTATTACCGTTCTGCTTCCTTATTCTTATTTTGAAGGGAATTCCAGTGAATTTCGTCTTAAAGGAGAAGGCGTTGATTTGTCATTGGCGATCCAGGAGAAGGTATTGCTGGAGGATGCAGTAAAATACATTTGCTTATGTAGTTTCAAGCCTGATTTAGGCAAAATATATACAATTTTAGATGAACGCGGCGGTCAAACGGACCTCCAAATCGGAGCAATCATCCGAACGGAAGAATTTGATTCTTTATTTTTTTACGGTGGGAATGACCTCGGTGTCAGTTACACCCCTGAAAATACAAATTTCAAGTTATGGGCTCCGACCGCTACAAAAGTAAAACTGAGATTGTTTAAAGAAGATGCCCAAAGCCCCGAGATATTCGAGATGGACCGGGGAGATAAAGGCGTCTGGAGTATCAAGGTAGACCGGAACCTGGAGCTTTATATGTATTCGTTCCTCGTTTGCATCAACCTTGAATGGAGAGAAGCAGTCGATCCATATGCAACGGCATTATCGGTCAATGGCGAATATGGTGTCGTCATCGATCCAATCAAAGGGAAAGTAAACGATCATGTTGGTCCAAAATTAAGGCACCCGGTTGACGCCATCATCTATGAAGCTCATATAAGAGATCTTACGATACACCCGGGGAGCGGGGCTGTCAGGAAAGGAACTTATCTGGGTGCCGCAGAAACGGGAACACAAAGTCCAGCCGGGGTTGAAACGGGCCTTTCCTATATTAAAAATCTTGGTGTCACACATATAGAACTTCTTCCAGTCCACGATTTTGAGGGAGTAGACGAATTGGATAGGGAGCGGGACTATAATTGGGGATATAACCCTGTTCATTACAATGTCCCGGATGGAAGCTATGCGTCTGATCCCAGGGCACCTTATAACCGGATCATCGAGCTGAAGCAGCTGATTTCTGCGATACACTCCCTCGGTATGGGCGTTATTATGGACGTGGTCTATAATCATGTATACATCCGTGAGGAATCTCCTTTTGAAAAAATCGTACCAGGCTACTTTTTTCGCCATGATACATATGGCCTTCCTTCCAATGGAACTGGTGTTGGAAACGATATTGCCTCTGAAAGGCTGATGGCGAGAAAATACATTGTTGACTCTGTCATGTACTGGCTGAATGAATATCAAGTCGATGGCTTCCGCTTTGATTTGATGGGCATTTTGGATATCGATACAATGACGGCAGTCCGGAATGCAGTGAATAGCGTGAGGTCCGATGTGTTGATCATAGGGGAAGGGTGGGACCTGAATACTCCTCTCCCGCCTGATTGGAAGGCCAATATCTCAAATCAGGCAAAACTCACTGGAATCGGCCAGTTCAATGATTGGTTCCGCGATTGTATCAAGGGCAGTACCTTTAATATCTACGATAAAGGCTTTGCTTTAGGCAATGAGCGCTATCTGGAGGCGGCGAAACAAGTAATGGCGGGCAGCATCGGAATAGGCAAAAGGAAGAATGGATTATTCTTGCAGCCGGGACAATCCGTCAATTACATTGAATCGCATGATAACCATACATTGTGGGATAAGCTGAAAATCATCGAACCAGACAAGGATGAAGCCTTTTTAAAAAAGCAGCACAGACTGGCGACCTCAATGGTCATCCTGGCCCAGGGGATTCCCTTCCTGCACAGTGGCCAGGAATTTTATAGGTCGAAAAAAGGAGTTGGCAACAGCTATCGGTCACCTGATGATATAAACTGGCTGGATTGGGATCTGCGTGATGCCAATTTAGATAATGTACAATACATCAAGGGACTCATCGATATTCGCAAATCGAATGAGGCATTTCGTCTACAGGATAACGAACAGATCCGCAGGCATATGGAATTCTTGCCAGTGCCAGCTCCGCTAGTGTGCTATTCGCTGAAGGAAATAAATCCAAAAGGGGATTGGGAAAAAATATTGGTGTTTTTTAACCCATCGCCGGATCAACAGCTTGTTCAACTGATCGAAGAGGGGAGATGGAATGTCCTGGCTGACCATGAAAAAGCTTCAGCCCAGCCATTTCGCCATATAGAGGGAGATAAGCTTTTGCTTGAACCATGCTCTTTGTTTGTGCTGGCAAAATAG